The proteins below come from a single Metarhizium brunneum chromosome 1, complete sequence genomic window:
- the APUM2 gene encoding Pumilio 2 — MPPGSNDKSQHQQSMGSGFPGSNLYPNSNIWTASISNARERSIGSKETEGSPSGSSALAANSEADVWGASGPWKTEHPARSVSTSPNRTRDAAISNGAAYFDHTPSAIGVKKGSFGSGHTLPGDASAYSSTSAFTSQKLPAMDALYMEALAQFPGVQSVSREAGMPPSRQSQGSPAFQQDIYRGHTPSNSIHSQRAIGNHAPSFSTQSANQRAFNLNKQIDDELAYQTSRRLGLDNASSGSNTFNPTSQPFQFNPGSQSWMTEPSSSRYDSSMDTDTMAAQYIKRGSIDRISGSPAFRLESGNSPRNYAVNPDTFPARPSSRDHRSNETERRGVPAQHFTGGFAPSFYPGQYTFANLPPQYAPSYIDPYTQNFRNAMMSGYGIPPVPSAYSLAANLPPVRPSRDQDPGKGVRSVLLDEFRLSNKSNKRYELKDIYNHLVEFSGDQHGSRFIQQKLESANSDEKDQVFREIEPNAIQLMKDVFGNYVVQKFFEHGNQVQKKVLAEKMKGKVVDLSVQVYACRVVQKALEHVLVEQQAELTKELEPEILRVIRDQNGNHVVQKIIELVPRQCIDFIMNAVRGQVTALASHTYGCRVIQRMLEHGTESDKMEIMMELHASAQILITDQYGNYVAQHVIQNGKPEDRAQMIDLVMAQLLTLSKHKFASNVVEKCIEHGTAEQRTSIREQLTTVGSDGTSPLQQMMRDQYGNYVIQKLLGQLEGREREMLVEEIKPQFYALKKNGTSRQLQALEKLLGLGSGGSPSRNDAASAQTDLNSAADTPALTNETSSPQSSSPRSAHASAVSIPAEESGNKTSDELSNMIDLQVREEEA; from the exons ATGCCACCGGGTTCCAACGATAAATCTCAGCATCAGCAGTCAATGGGGTCTGGTTTCCCGGGCTCCAATCTGTATCCCAACTCCAACATTTGGACTGCTTCCATATCCAACGCCAGAGAGCGCTCCATCGGCAGCAAAG AAACCGAAGGTAGTCCTTCCGGTTCCAGCGCCCTTGCTGCCAACTCGGAGGCTGATGTTTGGGGAGCATCAGGCCCTTGGAAGACAGAACACCCTGCTCGATCAGTTAGCACCTCCCCGAACCGGACCCGCGATGCTGCCATCTCGAACGGCGCTGCTTACTTCGACCATACCCCATCCGCGATTGGTGTGAAGAAGGGCAGCTTTGGCAGTGGTCACACCCTCCCAGGCGATGCTTCCGCCTATTCTTCTACCTCTGCCTTTACATCACAAAAACTGCCCGCTATGGATGCTTTATACATGGAGGCGCTTGCCCAGTTTCCGGGGGTCCAGTCAGTCTCTCGTGAAGCCGGTATGCCCCCTTCACGGCAATCTCAAGGCTCGCCTGCCTTCCAACAGGATATATACCGTGGTCATACGCCAAGCAACTCCATCCATTCGCAAAGGGCCATTGGTAATCACGCACCATCTTTTTCAACCCAGAGCGCAAACCAAAGAGCCTTCAACCTGAACAAGCAAATCGATGACGAGCTGGCCTACCAGACTAGTCGTCGGCTGGGTTTGGACAATGCTAGTAGTGGTTCAAACACTTTCAACCCGACATCACAACCATTTCAGTTCAACCCTGGATCACAGTCCTGGATGACTGAACCTTCCAGCTCTCGATATGACAGTAGTATGGATACGGACACCATGGCGGCACAGTACATTAAGAGGGGGTCTATTGACAGGATCTCTGGCTCCCCGGCTTTCCGCTTGGAGAGCGGTAACAGCCCTCGCAACTATGCTGTAAACCCCGACACTTTCCCAGCCAGGCCGTCATCCCGGGACCACCGATCCAACGAAACAGAAAGACGAGGTGTTCCCGCGCAACATTTCACCGGCGGATTCGCACCTTCGTTTTATCCTGGCCAATACACATTTGCCAACTTGCCTCCCCAATACGCTCCCAGCTATATTGATCCATATACGCAAAACTTTCGCAACGCCATGATGTCAGGCTACGGCATTCCTCCTGTCCCTTCAGCATATTCGCTCGCCGCCAATCTGCCCCCCGTTCGACCCTCGAGGGATCAGGATCCTGGCAAAGGCGTTCGCAGTGTGCTCTTGGATGAATTCCGTCTTAGCAATAAATCGAACAAGCGATACGAGCTCAAAGACATATACAACCACCTTGTCGAGTTCAGTGGCGATCAGCATGGCTCGAGATTTATCCAGCAGAAGTTAGAGTCAGCCAACAGCGATGAAAAAGATCAAGTATTCCGAGAGATTGAACCAAATGCTATTCAGTTGATGAAGGATGTCTTTGGTAACTATGTTGTTCAGAAGTTTTTCGAACACGGCAACCAAGTGCAGAAGAAAGTATTGGCTGAGAAAATGAAGGGCAAGGTGGTAGACCTTTCAGTACAGGTCTATGCTTGCCGTGTCGTTCAAAAG GCTCTCGAACATGTGTTAGTTGAACAACAAGCCGAATTGACAAAGGAGCTTGAGCCAGAAATTTTGCGTGTCATTCGCGACCAAAATGGCAATCATGTGGTCCAGAAGATTATTGAACTGGTTCCAAGACAGTGCATTGATTTCATCATGAACGCAGTTAGGGGCCAAGTCACTGCCCTTGCATCTCATACGTACGGCTGCCGCGTCATTCAGCGCATGCTAGAGCATGGGACAGAGAGCGACAAGATGGAGATTATGATGGAGTTGCATGCGTCTGCCCAGATACTCATCACGGATCAATATGGCAACTATGTGGCACAGCATGTCATTCAAAACGGCAAGCCTGAAGATCGAGCCCAGATGATTGACCTTGTTATGGCCCAGCTGCTCACTCTTTCCAAACACAAGTTTGCGTCCAATGTCGTGGAGAAGTGCATCGAGCATGGTACAGCTGAGCAGCGAACCAGTATTCGAGAACAGCTTACCACCGTGGGTAGCGATGGGACCAGCCCACTTCAGCAGATGATGCGAGACCAATATGGCAATTATGTTATTC AAAaactccttggccaacttgagggcagggagagggagatgtTGGTGGAAGAGATCAAGCCTCAGTTTTACgccttgaagaagaatgGAACATCCCGGCAGCTTCAGGCTCTGGAGAAACTTCTTGGCCTAGGATCCGGCGGCTCTCCTTCGAGGAATGACGCTGCATCCGCTCAGACAGACCTCAACTCCGCTGCGGACACCCCGGCTCTCACCAACGAAACCAGCAGCCCGCAGAGCAGCAGCCCACGCAGTGCTCATGCAAGCGCTGTTAGCATTCCTGCTGAAGAGAGTGGAAACAAGACATCTGATGAGCTGTCTAACATGATCGATCTTCAGGTgcgagaggaagaagccTAG
- the nnf1 gene encoding Kinetochore protein yields the protein MATEPEPEKTAQPQKEDEEEAEGGGGAAKPGPRALRLQEIYAASLARTLDKLSYDNVAPCYPTIARRASPVLRQVQAQMVERLRDKCEREFDAILGARRVVRKMNELEGLVADAEARRKLHGEEDLPTPAHLLSPEEVLRAHLGPRLAEQRGLLNARLQTTQAQNGLLADHVKAQREEIDALLGKLDAAVEDVRSANGVLGGVVGELAGEARGIDADMGDASVS from the exons ATGGCCACCGAGCCGGAGCCAGAGAAAACCGCCCAGCCGCagaaagaagacgaggaagaagcagaaggaggaggaggagcggcCAAGCCGGGCCCCCGCGCCCTCCGCCTGCAAGAGATCTACGCGGCCTCGCTGGCCCGCACGCTCGACAAGCTCTCGTACGACAACGTGGCACCCTGCTACCCGACGATTGCGCGGCGCGCGTCCCCCGTGCTGCGCCAGGTGCAGGCCCAGATGGTCGAGCGGCTGCGCGACAAGTGCGAGAGGGAGTTTGACGCCATCCTCGGCGCGAGGCGCGTGGTGCGCAAGATGAACGAGCTCGAGGGGCTGGTTGCCGACGCGGAGGCGCGGAGAAAGCTGCACGGCGAGGAGGACCTCCCCACGCC GGCGCATTTGCTATCGCCCGAAGAGGTGCTGCGGGCGCATTTAGGTCCCCGGCTCGCGGAGCAGAGGGGCTTGCTCAATGCCAGGCTGCAGACGACACAGGCGCAGAACGGGCTGCTGGCGGACCATGTCAAGGCGCAGAGGGAGGAGATCGACGCCTTGCTGGGGAAGCTGGATGCCGCGGTGGAGGATGTGCGGTCTGCGAATGGCGTACTGGGCGGTGTTGTGGGCGAGCTGGCCGGGGAGGCGAGGGGAATCGATGCCGACATGGGCGACGCCTCTGTTTCATGA